The following coding sequences are from one Arcobacter nitrofigilis DSM 7299 window:
- a CDS encoding helicase-related protein: protein MKTNWQDQLKELLNCDIKSLYPLARTMKRELHFFVGPTNSGKTYKAMTELKKADCGLYLAPLRLLALEGYEDLTKEGIPASLITGEEQNLNEDAAHVCSTIEMIDFNMDVDVAIIDEVQMLDDDDRGWAWVNAIIGCPAKKIIMTGSVNALEAVKKIAAYLEEDLIIEKFKRKNELELLDKHTALGNLESGTALIAFSRSDVLKLKQKLQKKHKISIIYGNLSPEVRRDEARRFRDKETDILIATDAIAMGLNLPIKTILFTTHMKFDGISRRGISVNEIVQIAGRAGRYGHHEKGFIGATTKDSLKYIKEEYSQPIKTIKPPFKVKINNEQLTSLAMHLKTTSLTKVLKFFSTNMVFEGPFIAANIGSMISASTIVDQKFNLKLEDKYMLAQAPISVKSKIILQAYDIYISAVLKNRVIRYKPSITLPKVARTQKDLLLVEDEIKKISLYLWLSYKLPEQFPDSIKATIARTSFNQFMENSLKKDIKLAPPENKRPFPPREKREFRPRRRF from the coding sequence ATGAAAACAAATTGGCAAGATCAACTAAAAGAACTTTTAAATTGTGATATAAAATCCCTTTATCCCCTTGCAAGAACTATGAAAAGAGAGTTGCATTTTTTTGTGGGACCCACAAATTCTGGTAAAACATATAAAGCAATGACTGAGCTTAAAAAAGCAGATTGTGGACTTTATTTAGCACCATTACGGCTACTAGCTTTAGAAGGGTATGAAGATTTGACTAAAGAGGGAATCCCAGCTTCTCTAATCACAGGGGAAGAGCAAAATCTAAATGAAGATGCAGCACATGTTTGTTCAACTATTGAAATGATTGATTTTAATATGGATGTTGATGTTGCTATTATTGATGAAGTTCAAATGCTCGATGATGATGACAGAGGTTGGGCTTGGGTAAATGCAATCATTGGTTGTCCTGCTAAAAAGATAATTATGACAGGAAGTGTAAATGCCCTAGAAGCAGTTAAAAAAATAGCTGCGTATTTAGAGGAAGATTTGATAATAGAAAAATTTAAAAGAAAAAATGAATTAGAGCTTTTAGATAAACATACAGCTTTGGGAAACTTAGAAAGTGGAACAGCTTTGATTGCATTTTCAAGAAGTGATGTTTTGAAATTAAAACAAAAACTTCAAAAAAAACATAAAATCTCAATCATCTATGGAAACTTGTCTCCTGAAGTAAGACGGGATGAAGCAAGAAGATTTAGAGATAAAGAGACAGATATTCTAATAGCAACAGATGCTATTGCAATGGGATTGAATCTTCCTATTAAAACAATACTTTTCACAACTCATATGAAATTTGATGGTATTTCAAGGAGAGGAATTAGTGTAAATGAGATAGTTCAAATAGCAGGAAGAGCAGGGCGTTATGGACACCATGAAAAAGGTTTTATTGGAGCTACGACAAAAGATAGTTTAAAATATATAAAAGAAGAGTATTCTCAACCAATCAAAACTATTAAACCTCCATTTAAAGTAAAAATAAACAATGAGCAACTAACAAGTTTAGCAATGCATCTAAAAACAACATCTTTGACAAAGGTATTGAAGTTTTTTTCTACAAATATGGTATTTGAAGGACCTTTTATCGCTGCAAATATTGGTTCAATGATTAGTGCTTCAACTATTGTTGATCAAAAGTTTAATTTAAAACTTGAAGATAAATATATGCTTGCCCAAGCACCTATTTCTGTAAAATCAAAGATTATTTTGCAAGCATATGATATCTATATTTCAGCTGTTTTAAAAAATAGAGTAATACGATATAAACCTTCAATCACTCTACCAAAAGTTGCAAGAACGCAAAAGGATTTGTTATTAGTAGAAGATGAGATTAAAAAAATATCTCTTTATTTATGGTTATCTTACAAATTACCAGAACAGTTTCCAGATAGTATAAAAGCTACTATTGCAAGAACTTCTTTTAATCAATTTATGGAAAATTCCTTAAAAAAAGATATCAAGTTAGCACCACCAGAAAATAAAAGACCCTTTCCTCCCAGAGAGAAAAGGGAGTTCAGACCAAGGAGAAGATTTTAA
- the trmA gene encoding tRNA (uridine(54)-C5)-methyltransferase TrmA: MTCDYFGKCGSCTLYHMNYEEQLAYKLSREKQRFQDITTMDFEIIRSEEEHFRNRAEFRFWKNYDDEKNPTLSYGMTSFDKNILEVDKCSIVSKQIDELMPKLLDEISQSEILNYKIYSVEFLGSTTNDMLVTLIYHKKLDTTWEKVAKEVQERLNIKIIGRSRKQKIVLKEDFIKEELNINDNVFKFHYKEGGFTQPNTKVNIKMIEWVLNNIETKDDLCELYCGGGNFTIPLSTKFNKVLATEISKTSINSALLNCELNNITNIDFIRMSAEEFVEALNSVREFRRLKDINLSDYNFSTIFVDPPRSGLDDTTRELVKNYEQIIYISCNPETLHRDLKELIKSHQILNFSLFDQFSYSGHIETGVILKKSC, translated from the coding sequence ATGACATGTGATTATTTTGGAAAATGTGGTAGCTGTACTTTATACCATATGAATTATGAAGAACAATTGGCTTATAAGCTATCTAGAGAAAAACAGAGATTTCAAGATATCACTACAATGGACTTTGAAATAATAAGAAGTGAGGAAGAGCACTTTAGAAATAGAGCAGAATTTAGATTTTGGAAAAATTATGATGATGAAAAAAATCCAACATTATCTTATGGAATGACAAGCTTTGATAAAAATATTTTAGAAGTAGACAAATGTTCAATTGTCTCAAAACAAATAGACGAACTCATGCCAAAACTATTAGATGAAATTTCACAAAGTGAAATATTAAACTATAAAATCTATTCAGTAGAGTTTTTAGGTTCAACTACAAATGATATGCTTGTTACTTTAATCTATCATAAAAAGTTAGATACTACTTGGGAAAAAGTTGCAAAAGAAGTTCAAGAAAGACTAAATATCAAAATCATAGGAAGAAGTCGTAAACAAAAGATAGTTTTAAAAGAAGATTTTATTAAAGAAGAGTTAAATATAAATGATAATGTTTTTAAATTCCATTATAAAGAGGGTGGCTTTACCCAACCAAATACAAAAGTAAATATCAAAATGATAGAGTGGGTTTTAAATAATATTGAAACAAAAGATGATTTGTGTGAACTTTATTGTGGAGGTGGAAATTTTACTATCCCTTTATCTACAAAGTTTAACAAAGTCTTAGCAACAGAGATTTCAAAAACATCAATTAACTCTGCACTTTTAAATTGTGAATTAAATAATATTACAAATATAGACTTTATAAGAATGAGTGCCGAAGAGTTTGTAGAAGCTTTAAATAGTGTAAGAGAATTTAGAAGATTAAAAGACATAAATTTAAGTGATTACAACTTTTCAACTATATTTGTAGATCCACCACGTTCGGGATTAGATGATACTACAAGAGAGTTAGTTAAAAATTATGAACAAATAATATATATCTCATGTAATCCAGAAACTTTGCATAGAGATTTAAAAGAATTAATTAAATCTCACCAAATCTTAAATTTTTCTTTATTTGACCAATTTTCCTATTCTGGGCATATCGAAACAGGAGTAATTCTCAAAAAATCTTGTTAA
- a CDS encoding flagellin N-terminal helical domain-containing protein: protein MRINTNIASLNAQEAAANTNKKIATSLERLSTGLKVNKASDDASGLAIADKLRTQASSISQGIDNGNSAVALIQIADKSMSEQSNILDTVKAKLIQANTDTTSPDGREAIRKDIVKLLEQLDNIAQQTSYNGITLLQDSYDSMSSSIELKFQIGGNKDDIMKSSFIQSNTVGLGGGQGALDQVSGSSTRNNVISQGLSTVISGDGTNPITLDGYATGTAIKVNITGIPGDITANGPTELSKVDSTTQLVLEALANATSGVNGSPATVEVKDINDRVIGTFTLETPPGTSIASGLVMHSTPGLNGAEPIVTFSLASGATIGMGGKTINTVEIAGDPLNTFTIGAMTISQTSASGNITFDANAQNLNIQNLNSANGQELKVTTATGSITGGGTLAGLKALQAGQLTQKQAVKYQGIVDAALSQMNIYRSDLGSTQNQVESAVRNLMTQKTNVTAAESVIRDVDYAQESANFNKQNIIAQAGNYAMSQANSVAQNVLRLLQ from the coding sequence ATGAGAATAAATACAAACATAGCTTCGCTTAATGCACAAGAAGCGGCAGCAAATACTAATAAGAAGATTGCTACTTCATTAGAAAGACTTTCTACTGGGTTAAAAGTTAATAAAGCTAGTGATGATGCTTCTGGTTTAGCAATTGCTGACAAACTTAGAACTCAAGCTTCATCAATTAGCCAAGGTATAGATAATGGGAATTCAGCTGTTGCTTTAATCCAAATCGCTGATAAATCTATGTCTGAACAATCAAATATCTTGGATACTGTTAAAGCTAAATTAATCCAAGCTAATACGGATACTACTTCTCCTGATGGTAGAGAAGCTATTAGAAAAGATATTGTTAAACTATTGGAACAATTAGATAATATCGCTCAACAAACAAGTTATAATGGTATTACTCTATTACAAGATAGTTATGACAGTATGTCTAGCTCAATTGAATTGAAATTTCAAATTGGTGGGAATAAAGATGATATTATGAAAAGTTCTTTTATCCAATCAAATACAGTTGGATTAGGTGGAGGGCAAGGAGCACTTGATCAAGTTTCTGGTTCAAGTACAAGAAATAATGTAATTTCTCAAGGCTTATCAACTGTTATAAGTGGAGATGGAACAAATCCTATTACTCTAGATGGTTATGCAACAGGAACTGCTATAAAAGTAAATATTACAGGGATACCTGGAGATATAACTGCAAATGGACCAACAGAACTTAGTAAAGTAGATTCAACTACCCAATTAGTATTAGAGGCTTTAGCAAATGCAACAAGTGGTGTAAACGGAAGTCCAGCTACAGTTGAAGTAAAAGATATAAATGATAGAGTAATAGGAACTTTTACATTAGAAACACCTCCTGGTACATCAATTGCTAGTGGACTAGTTATGCACTCTACTCCTGGTTTAAATGGTGCAGAACCAATAGTGACTTTTTCTCTTGCATCTGGAGCAACCATAGGAATGGGTGGTAAGACAATAAATACAGTTGAAATTGCAGGTGATCCTTTAAATACTTTTACAATTGGAGCAATGACGATTAGTCAAACTTCAGCATCTGGAAATATTACTTTTGATGCAAATGCTCAAAATCTTAATATTCAAAACCTTAATAGTGCTAACGGACAAGAGTTAAAAGTAACAACAGCAACTGGAAGCATAACAGGTGGTGGTACTTTAGCTGGACTAAAAGCTTTACAAGCTGGTCAATTAACACAAAAACAGGCTGTTAAATACCAAGGAATAGTCGATGCTGCTTTAAGTCAAATGAATATATATCGTTCTGATTTGGGTTCTACTCAAAATCAAGTTGAATCAGCGGTTAGAAACTTGATGACACAAAAAACAAATGTAACAGCAGCTGAATCAGTCATTCGTGATGTTGATTATGCACAAGAATCTGCAAACTTCAATAAACAAAACATCATAGCACAAGCTGGAAATTATGCTATGTCTCAAGCAAATTCTGTGGCACAAAATGTACTTAGATTACTCCAATAA
- a CDS encoding flagellin N-terminal helical domain-containing protein — MRINTNVASLNAQEAAKNTNNKISSSLEKLSTGLKINKASDDASGLAIADKLRTQANSIGQGIDNGNSAVSLIQIADKSMSEQSNILDTVKAKLIQANTDTTSADGREAIRKDINKLLEQLDNIAKQTNYNGTTLLQSGYDNVRGSDQLRFQIGENKDDIIQSASIQSNTVGLGGGTERILQDTTGSKGNTISAETSIRVTADGTNALKLESFATGGSVGKVSISGITGDITFKGEATLSELDSNTQLILDKLSAASGKSVEVKDENGNILGTFSASSTTGVTKVAATVVNGVVTKEATYTISSGTTIKFGGQTTDTANTASSALATYSIESMKIEQSTASGNVTFSANAANLSIYNEEKGSSKELKITDGVKDTNTDATKGMRGGLTLSALKSLQAGQLTKEQTDKFQGVVDAAITQLNTFRADLGSSQNQIESGVRNLMTQQTNVKAAESIIRDVDYAQESANFNKQNIISQAGSYAMSQANSIQQNVLRLLQ, encoded by the coding sequence ATGAGAATTAATACTAACGTTGCTTCATTAAATGCACAAGAAGCAGCAAAAAATACAAATAACAAAATTTCTAGTTCTTTAGAAAAACTTTCTACTGGATTAAAAATCAATAAAGCATCTGATGATGCATCTGGTTTAGCAATTGCCGATAAACTTAGAACTCAAGCAAATTCTATTGGTCAAGGTATTGACAATGGTAATTCAGCTGTTTCATTAATTCAAATTGCTGATAAATCTATGTCTGAACAATCAAATATCTTAGATACTGTTAAAGCTAAATTAATTCAAGCTAATACTGATACTACTTCTGCTGATGGTAGAGAAGCTATTAGAAAAGATATTAATAAATTACTTGAGCAATTAGACAATATCGCAAAACAAACTAACTATAATGGTACAACTTTGTTACAAAGTGGTTATGATAATGTTAGAGGTTCAGATCAATTAAGATTCCAAATTGGTGAAAACAAAGATGACATCATCCAATCAGCATCAATCCAATCTAATACTGTAGGTTTAGGTGGTGGAACTGAAAGAATCTTGCAAGATACTACTGGTTCAAAAGGTAATACAATTTCAGCTGAAACTTCAATTAGAGTAACAGCTGATGGAACAAATGCACTTAAACTTGAAAGTTTTGCGACAGGTGGTAGTGTAGGTAAAGTAAGTATTTCAGGTATAACTGGGGATATTACTTTTAAAGGGGAAGCTACACTTAGTGAATTAGATTCTAATACACAACTTATTTTAGATAAGTTATCAGCAGCTTCTGGTAAATCAGTAGAAGTAAAAGATGAGAATGGAAATATTTTAGGTACATTTAGTGCTAGTAGTACTACTGGTGTTACAAAAGTTGCTGCAACTGTCGTTAATGGAGTAGTAACTAAAGAAGCGACATATACTATTTCATCTGGTACTACAATTAAATTTGGTGGACAAACAACAGATACTGCAAATACAGCAAGCAGTGCACTAGCTACGTATAGTATTGAGTCTATGAAAATAGAACAATCAACTGCTTCTGGAAATGTGACATTCAGTGCTAATGCAGCTAATTTATCTATTTACAATGAAGAAAAAGGTTCTAGTAAAGAATTAAAAATCACTGATGGTGTTAAAGATACTAACACAGATGCAACAAAAGGTATGAGAGGTGGATTAACTCTTTCTGCATTGAAATCTTTACAAGCTGGTCAGTTAACAAAAGAGCAAACCGATAAATTCCAAGGTGTAGTTGATGCTGCTATTACTCAACTAAATACATTTAGAGCAGATTTAGGGTCATCTCAAAATCAAATTGAATCTGGGGTTAGAAACTTAATGACTCAACAAACAAATGTTAAAGCAGCAGAATCTATTATTAGAGATGTTGATTATGCACAAGAATCTGCAAACTTCAACAAACAAAATATTATATCTCAAGCTGGATCGTATGCTATGAGTCAAGCAAACTCAATCCAACAAAACGTTCTTAGATTACTTCAATAA